In one window of Bdellovibrio bacteriovorus W DNA:
- a CDS encoding FusA/NodT family protein (COG1538 Outer membrane protein): MKKFVLILLFLSFRAHAETLTWQQVVLKAKEQNAELLEQMARLRAVEATEDAAVSPFLPQVSASASGNRSEQNSSGAKDSISASLNLRYNLFAGFADLGRLSRAKEQTLIARLQLRQTLADVSAQLKESFSNFSYAKSLVSLNRQIVERRRENMRTVELRYESGRENKGSVLLSKAYYEEAQLNVSQSELLVKTYRMQLATLLGYSQEVDLDVVGDIAVEVPKAEPHFEELASKMPLVQQAEADLRVAKYDYDISLREGFLPSLDFSSSAGKMDTKFYPEENEQWNAGLTLTIPLFNGGRDYYGVKSAGAQKVTREYARDRVFRAALVSLRDLFASYKLIHQKVAITENFKEAASTRGMISRGKYNNGLMSFEDWDNVENELIQRERAYLEAKKESVVVESRWEKALGESVFDEK; the protein is encoded by the coding sequence ATGAAGAAGTTTGTTCTGATACTCTTATTTTTAAGTTTTAGAGCTCATGCAGAAACTCTCACCTGGCAGCAGGTGGTGCTCAAGGCGAAAGAGCAAAATGCTGAGCTGCTCGAGCAGATGGCAAGACTTCGAGCCGTCGAGGCTACTGAAGATGCAGCTGTAAGTCCTTTCTTGCCACAGGTGTCGGCGAGCGCTTCAGGTAACAGATCTGAGCAAAATAGTTCAGGAGCCAAGGATTCGATCTCAGCGTCTTTAAATCTACGCTACAATCTTTTTGCTGGCTTTGCAGATCTTGGTAGGCTTTCTCGAGCTAAAGAACAAACACTCATTGCAAGGCTTCAGTTACGTCAAACACTGGCAGATGTGAGTGCGCAATTGAAAGAGTCTTTTTCAAATTTCTCCTATGCAAAGTCTCTCGTAAGTCTTAATCGACAAATTGTCGAGCGCCGTCGTGAAAATATGCGCACAGTGGAGTTGCGCTATGAATCTGGAAGAGAAAATAAGGGCTCTGTTCTTTTGTCGAAAGCTTACTACGAAGAGGCGCAGTTAAATGTCTCTCAGTCTGAGCTTTTAGTGAAGACGTATAGAATGCAGTTGGCGACTCTTTTAGGGTACTCCCAAGAGGTGGATCTGGATGTTGTGGGTGATATCGCTGTGGAAGTGCCAAAAGCGGAGCCTCACTTTGAAGAACTAGCTTCAAAAATGCCTTTGGTTCAGCAAGCAGAGGCGGATTTAAGAGTTGCCAAATATGATTATGATATTTCATTGCGTGAGGGTTTTTTACCCAGTTTAGATTTCTCATCATCAGCAGGAAAAATGGATACGAAGTTTTATCCAGAAGAAAATGAACAATGGAATGCCGGCTTAACTTTGACGATTCCATTATTCAATGGAGGAAGAGACTACTACGGCGTTAAATCCGCGGGGGCGCAGAAGGTGACACGGGAATATGCAAGAGACCGTGTTTTTCGCGCAGCCTTAGTAAGTCTAAGGGATTTGTTTGCAAGCTATAAGCTCATTCACCAAAAGGTCGCAATCACAGAAAACTTCAAAGAGGCCGCTTCGACGAGAGGTATGATTTCTCGTGGGAAATACAATAATGGCCTTATGAGCTTTGAAGATTGGGACAATGTAGAAAATGAGTTGATTCAAAGGGAGCGAGCTTACTTAGAAGCAAAAAAAGAAAGTGTAGTTGTTGAGTCGCGCTGGGAAAAAGCTCTTGGGGAAAGTGTTTTCGATGAAAAATAA
- a CDS encoding elongation factor EF-G (COG0480 Translation elongation factors (GTPases)) gives MSAKDPKVVADLKYTRNIGIMAHIDAGKTTTTERILYYTGKSHKIGEVHDGDATMDFMVQEQERGITISSAATMAFWHDHRINIIDTPGHVDFTIEVERSLRVLDGAIAVFDGVNGVEPQSETVWKQADKHNVPRICFINKMDRVGADFVMSYGTIQTKLNANPIPVQVPIGMEDTFQGVVDLLENRAYVWGQGGMGDSFEAMDVPNDMKADVERFRTEVVEKIVEFDDVLLEKYLNGEEITVPELKTALRKGTLELKAVPVFCGAAFKNKGIQPLLDGVIDYLPSPLDLPAMVGIDPENPEKKIECKTDFDVPVAALAFKIANDPFAGTLTYIRVYSGEVKIGEQLLNPRTEKKERIQKLVKMHANSREEITSLKAGDIGAVVGLKFTGTGDTLCQTAHPVVLESIVSPEPVISVAIEAKSTADQEKMFQGLDKLQKEDPSCRLRTDPETGQILLSGMGELHLDILVDRLLREHKVQANVGKPQVSYRESISAPATASFIYERELGGEAQFAKVELMIEPISQAEGIQFESKVAITKEFPATFLKAIESGFREAAEVGPLSSASMIGIKGTLKSVEVRPEASSEMSFKAAASLAFREAVKGAPVDLLEPMFKLEVTCPDEFVGNIVGDLNARRGKILTMNAKVGGGQVISSEAPLANLFGYATNVRSLSQGRASFSMEFLEYAAVPTKVKNEILQKMGRF, from the coding sequence ATGTCAGCTAAAGATCCTAAAGTTGTAGCTGATCTCAAGTATACTCGTAATATCGGCATCATGGCTCACATTGATGCCGGTAAAACGACAACCACTGAGCGCATCCTTTATTACACTGGAAAAAGTCATAAAATTGGTGAAGTTCACGATGGCGATGCCACGATGGATTTCATGGTCCAAGAGCAAGAGCGTGGAATCACGATTTCTTCTGCTGCTACGATGGCTTTTTGGCACGATCACCGAATCAATATCATCGATACTCCGGGGCACGTTGACTTCACGATTGAAGTTGAGCGTTCTTTACGCGTATTAGACGGTGCAATCGCTGTATTTGACGGTGTAAATGGGGTTGAACCTCAGTCTGAGACTGTTTGGAAACAAGCTGACAAACACAATGTACCAAGAATTTGTTTTATTAATAAGATGGACAGAGTCGGTGCCGACTTTGTCATGTCTTATGGAACAATTCAGACCAAGCTCAATGCAAACCCAATTCCTGTTCAAGTTCCAATCGGAATGGAAGACACCTTTCAAGGTGTTGTCGATTTATTAGAAAATCGCGCCTATGTTTGGGGTCAAGGTGGAATGGGTGATTCCTTCGAAGCCATGGATGTTCCCAACGATATGAAAGCGGACGTTGAACGTTTCCGTACTGAAGTCGTTGAGAAGATCGTTGAATTCGATGATGTCTTGCTTGAGAAGTATCTCAATGGTGAAGAAATCACGGTCCCTGAGTTAAAAACTGCTCTACGCAAAGGAACACTTGAGTTGAAAGCTGTTCCCGTTTTCTGTGGAGCTGCGTTTAAGAATAAAGGAATTCAACCATTGCTAGACGGAGTCATTGATTATCTTCCGTCTCCTTTAGATCTTCCTGCAATGGTGGGTATCGACCCTGAAAATCCAGAAAAGAAAATCGAATGTAAAACTGATTTCGATGTTCCAGTAGCAGCATTGGCATTTAAAATTGCCAATGATCCGTTTGCAGGAACACTGACTTACATCCGTGTTTACTCAGGTGAAGTTAAGATTGGTGAGCAATTACTAAATCCACGCACTGAGAAAAAAGAGCGCATTCAAAAGCTTGTAAAGATGCACGCGAACTCCAGAGAAGAAATTACTTCTTTGAAGGCGGGTGATATCGGCGCCGTTGTCGGATTGAAGTTTACAGGAACTGGGGACACTCTTTGTCAGACAGCTCATCCTGTTGTTCTTGAATCGATTGTATCCCCTGAGCCAGTGATCTCTGTGGCTATTGAGGCGAAATCAACTGCGGACCAAGAAAAAATGTTCCAAGGTTTAGATAAGCTTCAAAAAGAAGATCCATCGTGCCGTTTGCGTACAGACCCTGAGACTGGACAGATATTACTTTCTGGTATGGGTGAGTTGCATTTGGATATCTTAGTGGATCGCCTTTTGCGCGAACATAAAGTTCAAGCTAACGTGGGTAAACCACAAGTCTCTTATCGCGAATCAATTTCAGCTCCAGCTACTGCTTCATTCATTTATGAACGTGAGTTAGGTGGAGAAGCGCAATTTGCAAAAGTTGAATTAATGATTGAGCCAATCTCTCAAGCGGAAGGAATTCAGTTTGAAAGTAAGGTAGCAATCACTAAGGAGTTCCCTGCAACGTTCTTAAAAGCTATCGAAAGTGGCTTTAGAGAAGCTGCTGAAGTAGGACCTCTTTCAAGTGCTTCAATGATTGGTATTAAGGGAACTTTGAAATCTGTGGAAGTTCGTCCAGAGGCTTCTAGCGAAATGTCATTCAAGGCGGCAGCGTCGTTGGCATTCCGTGAGGCCGTCAAAGGTGCTCCTGTTGATCTTCTAGAGCCAATGTTTAAGTTAGAAGTAACTTGTCCAGATGAGTTCGTTGGGAACATCGTTGGCGACTTGAACGCTCGTCGTGGAAAGATCTTAACGATGAACGCCAAAGTGGGTGGCGGCCAAGTGATTTCTTCTGAAGCTCCACTGGCAAACCTATTCGGATATGCAACGAATGTACGTAGTTTGAGCCAAGGAAGAGCGAGTTTCAGTATGGAATTCCTCGAGTACGCGGCAGTTCCTACAAAAGTTAAAAATGAGATTCTTCAAAAAATGGGCCGTTTCTAG
- a CDS encoding 30S ribosomal protein S7 (COG0049 Ribosomal protein S7), translated as MSRRKKTFKREIIPDPVYKDLVIAKFVNKMMIQGKKATAQKLFYGALKELEGKVQGEEPLAVFRKALENVKPSIEVRSRRVGGATYQVPVDVRPSRRLALAMRWLVEYSRARGEKDMAKRLAGEFVDAYNNRGNAIKKKDDVHRMADSNKAFSHYNW; from the coding sequence ATGTCTCGTCGTAAAAAGACCTTTAAAAGAGAAATTATTCCAGATCCAGTTTACAAGGATCTAGTAATTGCTAAGTTTGTGAACAAAATGATGATCCAAGGTAAAAAAGCTACTGCACAGAAGCTTTTCTACGGAGCTCTTAAAGAACTTGAAGGAAAAGTGCAAGGTGAAGAGCCTTTAGCAGTTTTCAGAAAAGCTCTTGAGAACGTAAAACCTTCTATCGAAGTTCGTTCACGCCGTGTTGGTGGTGCTACTTACCAAGTACCTGTTGATGTTCGTCCATCTCGTCGTCTAGCTCTTGCTATGCGTTGGTTGGTTGAGTATTCACGTGCTCGCGGTGAAAAAGACATGGCTAAGCGCCTTGCTGGTGAATTCGTTGATGCTTACAATAATAGAGGAAATGCTATTAAGAAGAAAGACGACGTTCACAGAATGGCTGATTCAAACAAAGCATTCTCTCACTACAATTGGTAA
- the rpsL gene encoding 30S ribosomal protein S12 (COG0048 Ribosomal protein S12), with the protein MPTINQLIKNERKLQKNQTKSPALNSCPQRRGVCTRVYTTTPRKPNSALRKVAKVRLSNGFEVISYIPGIGHNLQEHSVVLIRGGRVKDLPGVRYHIVRGVLDLQGVNGRLRSRSKYGTKRPKK; encoded by the coding sequence GTGCCTACAATTAACCAGCTCATTAAAAATGAGCGTAAACTTCAGAAAAACCAAACAAAGTCTCCGGCTTTGAACTCATGCCCACAACGCCGCGGTGTTTGTACTCGTGTTTACACGACGACACCAAGGAAACCGAACTCTGCTCTTCGTAAAGTAGCAAAAGTTCGTCTTTCTAACGGTTTTGAGGTTATTTCTTACATCCCAGGTATCGGTCACAACCTTCAAGAGCATAGCGTTGTCTTGATTCGTGGTGGTCGTGTGAAGGACTTACCGGGTGTACGTTATCATATCGTACGTGGTGTTCTTGACCTTCAAGGTGTTAACGGACGTCTTCGCAGCCGTTCAAAATATGGTACTAAGAGACCTAAGAAATAA
- a CDS encoding DNA-directed RNA polymerase, beta' subunit (COG0086 DNA-directed RNA polymerase, beta' subunit/160 kD subunit), translated as MRDLLNFFDKPKDPLSFDAVRVSLASPEMIREWSFGEVKKPETINYRTFKPERDGLFCAKIFGPIKDYECLCGKYKRMKYRGVVCEKCGVEVTQTKVRRERLGHIELATPVAHIWFLRSLPSRIGNLLNLSLKDVEKVLYCEAYVVNDPMDTTLEEGAVLSEEAYQAALNEFGPSFKAGMGGEAVREMLRKIDTEYLSRKLRLEAKDVKSEAGMKKITKRLKVVEAFKGSINKPEWMMLEALPVLPPDLRPLVPLDGGRFATSDLNDLYRRVINRNNRLKRLQELNAPDIIIRNEKRMLQEAVDALLDNGRRGKTFTGPNKRPLRSLSDMLKGKQGRFRQNLLGKRVDYSGRSVIVVGPTLKLHQCGLPKKMALELFKPFVYNKLEEKGLASTIKQAKRLVDQETVEVWDILADVVKEHPVLLNRAPTLHRLGIQAFEPVLHEGKAIQLHPLVCTAFNADFDGDQMAVHVPLSVESQVEARVLMMSTNNILNPQSGKPVINPSQDIVLGLYWLTRVRPGAKGTGKVFASVDEAQYAYETGLVDLQAACKVRVKGKLQETSVGRAILSDIVPKEVPFAEVNVTMTKKQIATLIDKTFRLAGAKATCILADRIMELGFKYSTTAGMSIGINDMVIPAAKATMIADAERQVTEIQGQYDEGLITDGERYNKVVDIWAQTGDKIAKEGMNAIEKETFVVDGKEIVAPSFNPIFIMADSGARGSAAQIRQLGGMRGLMAKPSGEIIETPITANFREGLTVIQYFISTHGARKGLADTALKTANSGYLTRRLVDVAQDVVVSEVDCGVDDGLEITPVYEAGEIIQNIGDRILGRTSLYDVVDPMSNTVVVPANQEISEDDVIKIEGLGIDKVMIRSALTCKSKRGVCVKCYGRDLARGATVNLGETAGIIAAQSIGEPGTQLTMRTFHLGGAASRAVEQSVHTSRHDGTIKFDNVYAVTNRNGKLTVMNRNGSVLVIDETGRERENFKLVYGAVLNFKEGDKVAKGQTVAEWDPYSNPIIAEISAKIQYQDIEEGTTMQEQIDQVTGFATKVIMEAKSSDIKPTVYLVDDAGKVLNLPNREIPARYLLPVGAQLLIGEGQEVHAGDVIAKMHREASKTKDITGGLPRVAELFEARKPKEAAIISEIDGYVTFGKDVKGKQRVIVTPEVGEQKEYLIPKGKHVAVREGEYVRAGEALMDGPTNPHDILAVLGAKALSAYLVNEIQEVYRLQGVAINDKHIEVIVRQMLRKVEIKDAGDTRFLAGEQAERYAFEIENERVQQEGGQVATCNPLLLGITKVSLSTDSWISAASFQETTKVLTEAAINSRTDHLRGLKENIIMGRLIPAGTGLTSYKRWKVSVAEDDDTGFVALPGMVSATQSHQG; from the coding sequence AAAATCTTTGGTCCAATCAAAGATTATGAGTGCTTATGCGGTAAGTATAAACGTATGAAATACCGTGGCGTCGTCTGTGAAAAGTGCGGCGTTGAAGTAACTCAAACTAAAGTTCGTCGTGAGCGTTTAGGTCACATCGAGCTTGCAACTCCAGTTGCGCACATCTGGTTCTTGCGCTCTCTTCCTTCTCGTATTGGTAACCTTTTGAATCTTTCTTTGAAAGACGTTGAGAAGGTTCTTTATTGTGAAGCTTACGTAGTGAACGATCCAATGGATACGACACTTGAAGAAGGTGCAGTACTTTCTGAAGAAGCATACCAAGCAGCTCTTAATGAGTTCGGTCCAAGCTTTAAAGCTGGAATGGGCGGTGAGGCTGTTCGTGAAATGCTTCGCAAGATCGATACAGAATATCTTTCTCGTAAACTTCGTTTAGAAGCAAAAGACGTTAAGTCTGAAGCTGGAATGAAGAAGATCACGAAGCGTTTAAAAGTTGTAGAGGCTTTCAAAGGCTCTATCAATAAACCAGAGTGGATGATGCTCGAAGCACTTCCAGTTCTTCCGCCAGATCTTCGTCCTCTAGTTCCGCTTGATGGTGGTCGTTTTGCGACTTCAGATCTGAATGATCTATATCGCCGCGTGATCAACCGTAATAACCGTTTGAAGCGTCTTCAGGAGCTAAATGCTCCAGATATCATCATTCGCAACGAAAAACGTATGTTGCAAGAGGCGGTTGATGCTCTTCTAGATAACGGTCGTCGTGGTAAGACTTTCACTGGTCCAAATAAACGTCCTCTTCGTTCACTTTCAGATATGTTGAAAGGTAAACAGGGTCGTTTCCGTCAAAACCTTCTTGGTAAGCGTGTTGACTACTCTGGTCGTTCGGTGATCGTTGTTGGACCTACTTTGAAGCTTCACCAGTGCGGTCTTCCTAAGAAGATGGCTCTAGAGCTATTCAAGCCATTTGTTTACAACAAACTTGAAGAAAAAGGTCTTGCATCAACTATTAAGCAAGCTAAACGCTTAGTAGATCAAGAGACAGTTGAAGTATGGGATATCCTTGCTGACGTGGTGAAAGAGCATCCAGTGCTTCTTAACCGTGCGCCAACTCTTCATAGACTTGGTATCCAAGCTTTCGAACCTGTTCTACATGAAGGTAAAGCAATTCAGCTTCACCCTCTTGTTTGTACGGCGTTCAACGCGGACTTTGACGGTGACCAAATGGCGGTTCACGTTCCACTTTCAGTTGAATCTCAAGTGGAAGCACGTGTCTTGATGATGTCTACGAACAACATCCTGAATCCGCAATCTGGTAAGCCAGTTATCAATCCATCACAAGATATCGTGTTGGGTCTTTACTGGTTAACTCGTGTACGTCCTGGAGCAAAAGGAACAGGTAAAGTATTTGCGTCTGTTGATGAAGCTCAATACGCATACGAAACAGGACTTGTGGATCTTCAAGCGGCTTGTAAAGTCCGCGTAAAAGGTAAGCTGCAAGAGACTTCTGTAGGTCGTGCGATTCTTTCTGACATCGTTCCAAAAGAAGTTCCGTTCGCAGAAGTGAACGTGACAATGACGAAGAAGCAAATCGCAACTTTGATCGATAAAACATTCCGTCTTGCTGGGGCAAAGGCTACTTGTATCCTTGCTGACAGAATCATGGAATTGGGTTTCAAATACTCAACAACTGCAGGTATGTCGATTGGTATCAACGACATGGTGATCCCGGCTGCTAAGGCAACGATGATTGCTGATGCTGAAAGACAAGTGACTGAGATCCAAGGTCAGTACGACGAGGGTCTAATCACAGACGGTGAACGCTACAATAAGGTTGTGGATATTTGGGCTCAAACGGGTGACAAAATTGCTAAAGAAGGTATGAACGCGATTGAAAAAGAGACGTTCGTAGTTGATGGCAAAGAAATTGTTGCTCCTTCATTCAACCCGATCTTCATCATGGCTGACTCTGGAGCCCGTGGTTCTGCGGCTCAGATTCGTCAGTTAGGTGGTATGCGTGGTCTGATGGCGAAACCTTCTGGTGAGATCATCGAGACTCCAATTACTGCAAACTTCCGTGAAGGTTTGACTGTTATTCAGTACTTTATTTCTACGCACGGTGCTCGTAAGGGTCTTGCCGATACAGCGTTGAAAACTGCGAACTCTGGTTACTTGACTCGTCGTTTAGTTGACGTTGCTCAAGACGTGGTTGTTTCTGAAGTAGATTGCGGCGTTGATGATGGTTTGGAAATCACTCCAGTTTACGAAGCTGGTGAGATCATCCAAAATATCGGAGATCGTATTTTAGGTAGAACGTCTCTTTACGATGTTGTTGATCCAATGTCGAACACTGTTGTTGTTCCTGCGAATCAAGAGATTTCAGAGGACGATGTTATCAAGATCGAAGGTCTTGGTATCGACAAAGTGATGATTCGTTCGGCTCTAACTTGTAAATCAAAACGTGGCGTGTGCGTGAAGTGTTACGGACGTGACCTTGCACGTGGTGCGACTGTGAACTTAGGTGAGACCGCTGGTATCATCGCAGCTCAGTCAATCGGTGAGCCGGGTACTCAGTTGACGATGAGAACGTTCCACTTAGGTGGTGCGGCTTCTCGTGCGGTTGAGCAATCAGTTCATACATCTCGCCATGACGGTACTATCAAGTTTGATAACGTTTACGCAGTTACTAACCGTAACGGTAAACTAACAGTGATGAATCGTAACGGTTCAGTACTTGTTATCGACGAGACTGGCCGTGAGAGAGAAAATTTCAAACTTGTTTACGGTGCGGTACTTAACTTTAAAGAGGGCGACAAAGTCGCTAAGGGCCAAACTGTAGCTGAGTGGGATCCGTATTCGAATCCAATCATCGCGGAAATTTCTGCGAAGATCCAATATCAGGATATCGAAGAAGGAACGACAATGCAGGAGCAGATCGACCAAGTAACTGGTTTTGCGACTAAAGTTATTATGGAAGCGAAATCTTCTGACATTAAACCAACCGTTTACCTAGTAGACGATGCGGGTAAAGTCTTGAATCTTCCTAACCGTGAGATTCCAGCGAGATACTTACTTCCAGTAGGTGCTCAGTTGTTGATCGGTGAAGGACAAGAGGTTCATGCGGGTGACGTAATCGCGAAGATGCACCGTGAAGCTTCGAAAACGAAGGATATCACTGGGGGTCTACCGCGCGTTGCTGAATTGTTTGAAGCACGTAAACCAAAAGAAGCAGCTATCATCTCTGAGATCGATGGTTATGTGACTTTCGGTAAAGACGTAAAAGGGAAACAACGTGTTATCGTTACTCCTGAAGTGGGTGAGCAAAAAGAATACCTCATTCCGAAGGGCAAGCACGTTGCTGTTAGAGAAGGTGAGTACGTAAGAGCCGGTGAGGCATTGATGGATGGTCCAACAAATCCTCACGACATTCTGGCGGTTCTAGGTGCTAAAGCTCTCTCTGCCTACCTTGTTAATGAAATCCAAGAAGTTTACAGACTTCAAGGTGTTGCTATCAATGACAAGCATATCGAAGTCATTGTTCGTCAGATGCTACGTAAAGTAGAAATCAAAGACGCTGGAGACACACGTTTCCTAGCGGGCGAGCAAGCTGAGCGTTATGCATTTGAAATTGAGAACGAGCGTGTACAACAAGAGGGTGGCCAAGTTGCAACTTGCAACCCACTTCTATTGGGTATCACGAAAGTTTCATTGAGCACTGACAGCTGGATTTCAGCGGCATCTTTCCAAGAGACGACTAAAGTTCTTACGGAAGCAGCGATCAATTCTCGTACAGACCATCTTCGTGGCCTGAAAGAGAATATTATTATGGGTCGCCTAATCCCTGCAGGAACTGGTTTGACGTCTTATAAACGTTGGAAAGTGTCTGTGGCTGAGGATGACGATACTGGTTTTGTGGCATTGCCAGGAATGGTATCTGCGACTCAATCGCATCAAGGGTAA